The following proteins come from a genomic window of Thermoproteus sp.:
- a CDS encoding geranylgeranylglycerol-phosphate geranylgeranyltransferase, producing the protein MRQYWRLIRGEHGVLTAISSAASYLVAGGRDPFSIVVLGVSAFLAEAGLFAHNDIANISEDRINRPDAPLVTGDVSIKAAWAVALSSYALGLALSLFLSWTAASIYLTAIVLGSYYNVRGKRVPFLGNFIVAFLTSMVYPYGMAAAKSLSYILILLFLASLLANFGRELVKTAIDYRGDAAAGLKTAATALGPERAAMIGAYFALASSVVGAYLVYLSAKSGLVVLAIGVSATTIALVVLAAMCIIGRWQLFRRGSLAAFGATLIGLFVQGLLDIINFT; encoded by the coding sequence GTGAGGCAGTACTGGCGACTAATACGGGGCGAACACGGCGTGTTGACCGCCATCTCGTCCGCCGCCTCGTACCTAGTGGCCGGAGGTAGAGACCCCTTCTCCATCGTCGTGTTGGGCGTAAGCGCGTTTCTAGCTGAGGCGGGCCTCTTCGCTCATAACGACATAGCCAATATATCTGAAGATAGAATAAATAGGCCCGATGCGCCTTTAGTTACGGGCGATGTGAGCATAAAGGCCGCGTGGGCCGTCGCTCTGAGCTCCTACGCCCTAGGCCTAGCCCTTTCGCTATTCCTCTCCTGGACCGCCGCCTCGATCTATCTAACCGCAATAGTCTTGGGGTCGTACTACAACGTACGGGGCAAGAGAGTGCCGTTCCTCGGGAACTTCATAGTGGCGTTTTTGACATCTATGGTGTACCCCTACGGCATGGCCGCCGCCAAATCTCTCAGCTATATCTTAATTTTGTTGTTCTTAGCGTCGTTATTGGCAAATTTCGGCAGGGAGCTCGTCAAGACCGCAATAGACTATCGGGGGGACGCGGCCGCCGGCTTGAAGACCGCCGCGACGGCTCTCGGGCCGGAGAGAGCGGCGATGATCGGTGCGTATTTCGCCCTGGCCTCTTCGGTAGTGGGCGCATATCTGGTCTACCTATCGGCCAAGAGCGGGCTTGTAGTCCTGGCGATAGGCGTATCGGCGACCACTATAGCGCTCGTCGTATTGGCCGCGATGTGTATTATAGGCAGATGGCAGTTGTTCAGAAGGGGGTCTCTGGCGGCCTTTGGGGCCACCTTAATAGGTCTTTTCGTGCAGGGGCTTCTCGACATAATTAATTTTACGTAA
- a CDS encoding HAD family hydrolase produces MSIALVDLDGTLIPLEAWDPVFYEISASIARRAGIQPGEFWSLVKALHYQLMRRFSPKAFDWQYLIESVASSFGIYETPKIEDVLSRYVGGFPVNDGAYELLEGLRGLGLLPVIATNGLRRYQSIVVEALGFSKYIGGLRASDDYGCVKNCREFFNGAYLMIGDNPVFDVYFPQRFGLKTIFVGDWARASLKYSELLGVDLSQVKPDYIAENLKSALNAARLLTENI; encoded by the coding sequence ATGTCTATCGCCCTTGTGGACCTAGACGGGACATTGATACCCCTCGAGGCGTGGGACCCCGTGTTTTACGAGATATCGGCCTCGATAGCGAGGAGGGCCGGCATACAGCCGGGGGAGTTTTGGAGTCTAGTAAAAGCTCTACATTATCAGCTAATGAGGAGGTTCAGCCCCAAGGCCTTCGACTGGCAGTACCTAATAGAGTCGGTGGCGTCGAGCTTTGGGATATACGAGACGCCGAAGATAGAGGACGTCTTGTCGAGATATGTGGGCGGCTTCCCCGTCAATGACGGGGCTTACGAGCTCCTAGAGGGACTTAGAGGGCTGGGGCTCCTGCCCGTAATAGCCACTAACGGCCTCCGTAGATATCAGTCCATTGTAGTCGAGGCGTTGGGTTTCTCGAAATATATAGGCGGCTTGAGGGCTTCTGACGATTACGGATGCGTAAAGAACTGTAGGGAGTTCTTTAACGGCGCCTATTTGATGATAGGCGACAATCCTGTCTTCGACGTATATTTCCCCCAGAGGTTTGGGCTGAAGACTATATTTGTGGGCGATTGGGCTAGGGCGTCGCTTAAGTATAGCGAGCTCCTTGGGGTGGATCTAAGCCAGGTGAAGCCAGATTATATAGCAGAGAATTTGAAGTCGGCTCTCAACGCCGCGAGGTTGTTAACAGAAAATATATAG
- a CDS encoding Fis family transcriptional regulator, translating to MILLNLTIPPLVYILLGPAVFSNLSLPVQPSSAVAAFWANGTPIPCWVLQDRLYVLQDNLSAYVEYIPQFSNTSGVYSLTVDASEGLVLVIPPGILADIYPINYTIININKTGLYVYIKSKYVSISFSPISITLTTTLRNITPSATNSTSPSTSMTGAMGLLGYIAIAASAVVIIALASFLLLRQRETCEGLGDTDRLILRELESRGGNAPRSELARSLGLPPLHVA from the coding sequence GTGATACTGCTCAACCTGACGATACCGCCGTTAGTCTATATATTATTGGGCCCGGCGGTATTCTCGAATTTGTCGCTTCCCGTACAGCCCTCGTCGGCAGTTGCGGCGTTTTGGGCCAACGGAACTCCAATACCCTGTTGGGTGCTTCAAGATAGGCTCTATGTGCTTCAGGACAACCTCTCGGCGTATGTGGAATATATACCTCAGTTCTCAAACACGTCAGGCGTCTATTCCCTAACAGTAGATGCGTCAGAGGGTCTCGTGTTGGTCATACCGCCTGGAATATTGGCCGATATATATCCAATAAATTATACAATAATTAATATAAATAAAACTGGATTATATGTATATATAAAATCAAAATATGTCTCTATATCTTTTTCACCAATATCAATAACGCTTACCACCACTTTGAGGAATATAACACCATCTGCGACTAATAGCACGTCGCCATCGACGAGTATGACAGGCGCCATGGGCCTTCTGGGCTACATCGCCATCGCCGCGTCGGCCGTAGTTATAATTGCCCTAGCCTCGTTTCTGCTCTTAAGGCAGAGGGAGACATGTGAGGGGCTGGGGGACACCGATAGACTGATTTTAAGGGAGTTAGAAAGCCGTGGAGGAAACGCCCCTAGGTCCGAACTGGCGCGCTCGTTGGGGTTGCCCCCCCTCCACGTTGCATAA
- a CDS encoding ATP:cob(I)alamin adenosyltransferase yields the protein MALVKPCLLFFACPGDNGDTTVLHRGKAERATKDSPLIKFYGALDTAVAYAFKAANLLPRPQARVMRLVGFSAMELGFYIATGKAEHLDNAFELYRRALKLAYASAPEEPLRSWIACASPECSAVDEARVWIRWAERRAVSLGEAEAAKLLNQMSNLAFEVMRTLPHIEYKSRRLKP from the coding sequence ATGGCTCTCGTCAAGCCATGTCTCCTCTTTTTCGCATGTCCTGGCGACAACGGCGACACGACGGTGCTACATAGGGGGAAGGCCGAGCGGGCTACCAAGGACTCTCCCCTCATAAAGTTCTACGGAGCGCTGGACACCGCAGTCGCCTACGCCTTCAAGGCGGCGAACCTACTGCCCCGCCCACAAGCCAGAGTCATGAGGCTGGTCGGCTTCTCAGCGATGGAGCTGGGCTTCTACATAGCGACGGGGAAGGCCGAGCATCTAGATAACGCCTTTGAGCTCTACCGCCGGGCACTCAAGCTGGCCTACGCCAGCGCGCCGGAGGAGCCGCTTAGGAGCTGGATCGCTTGCGCCTCGCCGGAGTGCTCAGCCGTGGACGAGGCCAGGGTCTGGATAAGATGGGCCGAGAGGAGGGCGGTCTCCCTCGGTGAGGCTGAAGCCGCCAAGCTCCTAAACCAAATGTCGAACCTCGCCTTCGAGGTCATGAGGACTCTGCCACATATAGAATATAAGTCTAGGCGCCTCAAGCCTTGA
- a CDS encoding 50S ribosomal protein L38e yields the protein MPKEVFLIDIWKKYAENAEEIRVKRFPEEGVVKLKARLSGYLYTIRLPPEKADPLLGELKEKGKKIVEY from the coding sequence ATGCCGAAAGAAGTGTTCCTAATAGACATCTGGAAGAAATACGCCGAGAACGCAGAGGAGATCAGAGTCAAGCGTTTCCCCGAAGAGGGCGTAGTGAAGCTAAAAGCAAGGCTGTCGGGCTACCTCTACACCATAAGGCTCCCGCCGGAGAAGGCCGACCCGCTACTTGGCGAGCTGAAGGAGAAAGGTAAGAAGATCGTGGAGTACTAA
- the rpl12p gene encoding 50S ribosomal protein P1: MEYVYAALLLHYAKQEINEDNLAKVLQAAGLQPDEVRVKTLVAALKEVNIDEAIKSAAFAPVAAPAAAPATTGQQAGGAAQQTKEEKKEEEEKKGPSEEEIAGSLAALF, from the coding sequence ATGGAGTACGTCTATGCGGCCTTATTACTGCACTACGCCAAGCAGGAAATAAACGAGGACAATTTAGCGAAGGTGCTACAAGCCGCTGGTCTGCAACCCGACGAGGTTAGGGTTAAGACTCTAGTGGCCGCCCTTAAGGAGGTCAATATAGACGAGGCTATTAAGTCTGCCGCCTTCGCCCCGGTAGCCGCGCCGGCCGCCGCCCCTGCTACTACCGGCCAACAGGCTGGCGGCGCCGCACAGCAGACGAAGGAGGAGAAGAAGGAGGAAGAGGAGAAGAAAGGTCCCAGCGAGGAGGAAATCGCAGGGTCTCTCGCCGCTCTGTTCTAA